The sequence TTGCAGTTCTGGTTGCAATTGATGAGCAATCGCCAGATATTGCACAAGGTGTAGATGATGCGCTAGAAACACGTGGTGACAAAGATACTAAAGATGATATTGGTGCTGGAGATCAAGGATTGATGTTTGGTTTTGCAGTAGATGAGACACCAGAACTAATGCCTTTACCGATTTCGTTAAGTCACAAACTTGTGCGCCGTTTAGCACAATTGCGTAAAGAAGAAAAACTTCCTTATTTACGCCCAGATGCAAAATCGCAAGTCACAGTGGAATACGATGAAAATGGTAAACCACAACGTGTAGATACCGTCGTGATCAGTACACAACATGATGAAGAAGCTACGCTGGAGCAGATTCAAGCAGACGTAAAAAAATTCGTTATTGAAGAAGTGATCCCAGCAGATTTATTAGATGAAGAAACAAAATACTTTATTAATCCGACAGGTCGCTTTGTTATTGGTGGACCACAAGGTGATGCTGGTTTGACCGGACGTAAAATAATTGTCGATACTTACGGAGGTTATGCTCGCCACGGTGGCGGTGCCTTTTCAGGTAAAGACGCGACAAAAGTCGATCGTTCTGCAAGCTATGCCGCTCGATACATTGCTAAAAATATCGTTGCAGCTGGTTTAGCTGGAAAAGTTGAAGTACAATTGGCTTATGCGATTGGTGTAGCACACCCCGTATCGATTTCAATCAATACTTTCGGGACAAGTAATGTACCAGAAAGCAAATTGATTAAAGCCGTTAGAGAAAACTTTGACCTGCGTCCAGCAGGAATAATTGAAATGCTTGATCTACGCCGTCCAATCTACAAGCAAACGGCAGCATATGGTCATTTTGGTCGTACAGACATTGAACTACCTTGGGAGCAGACGGATAAAGTCGATGCAATCAAGAAAAGCTTGATGGAGTAAACGAGGCGGCGCTACTAATGAAAATTAGTGGCGCCGTTTTGCTGCAAATCACTGCGACTGCTGCGCAGTGCAGAGCAGATGATGAGCAGTACTAGGCGACCAAAGGGAGCGTAGTTACCTTACTAGTGAATCACCAAACGCTGTAATCCCGAATAACCAATAGCAGTCAGCAACAGAAGTGCTTGTAACCACCAAACGCCATAAATAAAAAAACAAATAGAAGTCAACTAGCCATAAAACCATGAAGTAAGTAGCAACAAATCTAAAAACGCTAATAATAATGTAAAGCCTCACAATCGTACTAACAAAACTCTGTAAATGAATTTATAAGTAACTTTATTAAACAAAAAATATCAAAAAGGATGGAGATACATGGAAAGAAAAACAAACGTCAAACTTGTAACAATCAGCGTTTTCGTTGCAACGTTTATGACAGCAATCGAAGGAACGATCGTTTCAACAGCGATGCCAACGATCGTAGGATCACTGCACGGCATGGAAATTATGAACTGGGTCTTTTCTATTTACTTATTAACCAATGCAATGTTAACACCGATTTACGGAAAGCTAGCAGATAAAATTGGGCGTAAACCGATATTCATGATTGGAATTATTATTTTTATTATCGGTTCGTCACTTTGCGGCTTAGCACAAAATATGATTACCTTGATTATTGCTCGAGCAATTCAAGGAATCGGGGCAGGGGCAATAATGCCAGTTGCTTTGACGATTTTGGCTGATATCTATTCAATTGACAAGCGTGCAAAAATGTTAGGTCTGAATAGTGCAGCTTGGGGAATTGCCAGTATTTTTGGTCCGCTTGCAGGTGGATTTATTGTAGATACAGTTGGTTGGCATTGGATTTTCTTCATTAATGTACCGATAGGACTTGTCTTGATGGGCTTGATTGCTTATTTTTTAGTGGAGCCGAAAAGAGAGAAATCTAAAGTACCAATGGATATTTTAGGTAGTGTTCAGCTGATGTTCGTTTTATTAACGCTATTATTAGGATTCCAATTAATTGGTGATGGCGGTTTTAGTTTAAAAGTGTTCCTGTGTTTGGGGGCATCTGTTTTATTCTTCATTGGATTTATCTTTGTGGAAAAAAGAGCCAAAGATCCTGTTATCGATTTGATGCTATTTAAAAATTCCACGTTTGTGATCGTTAATATCGTAGCAGCTTTGATCAGCGGTTTTTTGATGGGTGTGGAAGTATATATTCCAATGTGGATGCAAGGCGTTTTAGGTAAAAGCGCAGGAATTGGTGGCTTGGTATTAGCACCAATGTCGATTTTATGGATGGTAGGATCGTTTATTGCCAGTAATTTAATGGAGAAACATACAACCAAAAGAGTGCTGACTATTGGCTTGAGTATTACTTTGTTAGGTGGTATTTTCTTAGTGTTGGTTCCAGCGACCATTTCATTTGTCTGGTTCTTCGCAATTTCTTCTGTTTTAGGAGTTGGCTTTGGGATTACGATCACAACAACAACTGTGACTGCTCAAAGTAGTGTGGATCCATCTGAGATGGGTGTTGCAACGTCATTTAACACATTGGCTAGAACCATCGGACAAACGTTGATGGTGTCGATTTTTGGGGTTATTATTAATGCAGTGACAACTTCAGAACTGGCGAAAAGTTCGTTAAAAGTCGATCCTGATGTGATGAATCAACTTGTTAATCCACATACGGCGAACACGATTTCAGCAGATTTATTAAAACCTTTGCGTGGTATGCTGTATGCAGGTCTTCATAATGTGTATGTAGTTGGAATTGGATTGATCATTGCTGCGATTATTTTAAATGTAAGTGTTAAAAAGAAAATAGCTAAGTAGAGGAGTTACTTTTTCTTTAGAAAAAAAGACCATATAATGCGTAATTTTGACATAAAAAGTTCATAGTTACTTTGTATGATTTAGCTATACCAAAAGCAAACAACTTTTAGCACAATTATTTTTCATTTTTAACTCCTCCTCTGCTCGTTCTTCTAAGAAGAACGAGTATTTTTTTAGTCAAAAAATACTCAAATTAATGCTACAATAAAAGAAAACAAAAAATGAGGGATGTTGAATGGCTTTTCTACAAGCAAATATTTATTCAAACGTATTAGAAATGGAAGTATCAATGAATGTTATCTTGCCTCAAAAAACGGAGAAAAAAATCGGTTCAGCGACAAAAGGAAATTCTACTGATGTCCCTGTTATGTATCTGCTTCATGGGATGGGTGGAAATCATAGTGTGTGGGAACGCCGGACATCAATAGAACGTTATGTTTCAGATTTAGGTTTGGCTGTGATCATGCCATCTACAGATCTTGGTTGGTACACGGATACAACTTATGAAATGAATTACTGGACGTTTATTTCGGAAGAACTGCCGGCTATCTGTCAGGAATTATTTCCCCAAATAACAACGAAAAGAGAAAAAACGTTTGCTGTAGGACTCTCAATGGGCGGATATGGTGCTCTAAAATTGGGACTAACTAAACCTGAAAACTTTGGTGCTGTGGCTTCCTTATCAGGTGCTGTGAATCTTGCTGACAGAATAGAAGATTTGTTAGCGGTCAAAGGGAGAAAGTTTTGGGAAGGAATTTTTGGTCCGTTAGAAAAGGTTCAAGGATCGATTAATGATCCCATGTTTTTACTAGATCAGTTAGCTGCAAGTGGTAAAAAAGTACCGAATATTTTTCTTTGCTGCGGTGAAGAGGATCTACTTTTACATGGAAATAAAAAAATGGCGGAAGCACTGACAGCTCATAATATCGAGTATACATTTGAAACAGGTCCTGGTAACCATGATTGGATTTTTTGGGATGCTTGGATTCAACGGGTGCTAGAGTGGCTACCTTTAGGGAAATAAATAAAAAATAGGCCGAGACAAAAGCGTTTAGCTCCGAGAAATAAGAGGGAATTCACGAAAATTGCTTTTCAAATTTTTGTGAATTTCAGCTTATTTCCGAAGGAGCTGCTTTTTTCTCGCCGTTTATTCGGATTTAGAGCGCGAAACAAAACTGTTTTTTAGTTTTGTTCCACGCTCTTTCTTACGATTAGATGAATGTATCTAACCCATTCAAAAACACTCGCAATGTTTTCATAAAAAAATCTTTTTGCTTTTCTTTTTGCCGATATTGAATACTTTCGCTGATATTATTCAGCTCATGTTCTTGAACATATTGTTTCATCAAGATAATTTGCTTTTTCAAATAGTCGTCGCCAGCCATGACTTTATTATATAATTTCTTCTCCTCGGCAGAATCCATCAGCATGCCAAATAGTAAATGCTGTAAAGAGGTGATTGTCATATAACTTAATTCGATGGAAAATCCAGCTTTATTAAGAATACCTAGAATGGCATCGAGATTTCTTAAACGAGAGGGGTATGAAGGAATTGTTTGAATTTCGATTTCAATAGCGCAAGGATATTGTTGATACAATTCATAGTAATTTTCCATATAAGCATATAGTGTTTCTTTCCAGTTTTCTTTCGGTTTTGGTGGTATAAAATGATTCTCTATCTCTTCGGCCATACTTTGAAGTAGCGCCTGTTTATTTTCTACATGCCAATAAATCGCAGGAGCTTGAATCCCAAGTTTTTGAGCGACTTTACGCATGGATAATTTTTCTAATTCAGGATTTTCACTTAATAATTGAAATGCTGCATGAACGATTTTTTCTTTTGATAATTTTTCTTCCAAATTTCTCATCCTTTTATCTAAAAATATAAGCTAACTTCTTGAATTTCATTTCTAAAAATGGTAAATTGTTATGCGGCCTAATTTTACAGTGTTAAGTTTGTGAAGTCAATGATGACAGCGCATCTAACATTACCACATAATAACATTAAATGATCGTTGAAAGTTGCACAACGAATCGGACAAGGCTAGTTTTACAAAGAAAGTTGGGATACAAGTGAGTATTATTATGGAACATGTAAAAAAGTACAAGCTGGAAGTTACCATAGCATTGATTACCGTTATTGTCATGGTCATGTCAGCGTTATGGCAGCCTAAACTATTACAAAAAGTGTTAGAAGCAATTATTAAAGATGATAAGAGTCAAATGAAAGAGCTTGGGTTATATTTAATTGGAATCGCAGGTCT is a genomic window of Enterococcus haemoperoxidus ATCC BAA-382 containing:
- the metK gene encoding methionine adenosyltransferase; translated protein: MTERHLFTSESVSEGHPDKVADQVSDAILDAILEQDPKARVACETSVTTGLVLVFGEISTTAYVDIQKVVRQTLKDIGYTRAKYGFDGDTVAVLVAIDEQSPDIAQGVDDALETRGDKDTKDDIGAGDQGLMFGFAVDETPELMPLPISLSHKLVRRLAQLRKEEKLPYLRPDAKSQVTVEYDENGKPQRVDTVVISTQHDEEATLEQIQADVKKFVIEEVIPADLLDEETKYFINPTGRFVIGGPQGDAGLTGRKIIVDTYGGYARHGGGAFSGKDATKVDRSASYAARYIAKNIVAAGLAGKVEVQLAYAIGVAHPVSISINTFGTSNVPESKLIKAVRENFDLRPAGIIEMLDLRRPIYKQTAAYGHFGRTDIELPWEQTDKVDAIKKSLME
- a CDS encoding MDR family MFS transporter, which produces MERKTNVKLVTISVFVATFMTAIEGTIVSTAMPTIVGSLHGMEIMNWVFSIYLLTNAMLTPIYGKLADKIGRKPIFMIGIIIFIIGSSLCGLAQNMITLIIARAIQGIGAGAIMPVALTILADIYSIDKRAKMLGLNSAAWGIASIFGPLAGGFIVDTVGWHWIFFINVPIGLVLMGLIAYFLVEPKREKSKVPMDILGSVQLMFVLLTLLLGFQLIGDGGFSLKVFLCLGASVLFFIGFIFVEKRAKDPVIDLMLFKNSTFVIVNIVAALISGFLMGVEVYIPMWMQGVLGKSAGIGGLVLAPMSILWMVGSFIASNLMEKHTTKRVLTIGLSITLLGGIFLVLVPATISFVWFFAISSVLGVGFGITITTTTVTAQSSVDPSEMGVATSFNTLARTIGQTLMVSIFGVIINAVTTSELAKSSLKVDPDVMNQLVNPHTANTISADLLKPLRGMLYAGLHNVYVVGIGLIIAAIILNVSVKKKIAK
- a CDS encoding alpha/beta hydrolase, giving the protein MAFLQANIYSNVLEMEVSMNVILPQKTEKKIGSATKGNSTDVPVMYLLHGMGGNHSVWERRTSIERYVSDLGLAVIMPSTDLGWYTDTTYEMNYWTFISEELPAICQELFPQITTKREKTFAVGLSMGGYGALKLGLTKPENFGAVASLSGAVNLADRIEDLLAVKGRKFWEGIFGPLEKVQGSINDPMFLLDQLAASGKKVPNIFLCCGEEDLLLHGNKKMAEALTAHNIEYTFETGPGNHDWIFWDAWIQRVLEWLPLGK
- a CDS encoding TetR/AcrR family transcriptional regulator C-terminal domain-containing protein, which translates into the protein MEEKLSKEKIVHAAFQLLSENPELEKLSMRKVAQKLGIQAPAIYWHVENKQALLQSMAEEIENHFIPPKPKENWKETLYAYMENYYELYQQYPCAIEIEIQTIPSYPSRLRNLDAILGILNKAGFSIELSYMTITSLQHLLFGMLMDSAEEKKLYNKVMAGDDYLKKQIILMKQYVQEHELNNISESIQYRQKEKQKDFFMKTLRVFLNGLDTFI